A DNA window from Augochlora pura isolate Apur16 chromosome 9, APUR_v2.2.1, whole genome shotgun sequence contains the following coding sequences:
- the Npc1a gene encoding Niemann-Pick type C-1a isoform X4, whose product MRWLDVSPRGHSRTLTEARMSRVNTMLLALSVCWLITTVSAASEGHCVWYGECYKDVHMKNCPYTGPPKPLDFEGQKLLAKNCPHLVQDSGNGINTCCNTSQLQTMDSNIKLAANFISRCPSCLDNLVKHFCEFTCSPIQSTFINVTEILKKDDVEYINMIDVYITNKYLEGTFNSCSKVSVPSSGNLAMDIMCGEWGASRCTPLKWFFYMGDAAHNYYVPFQITYINTDTPVGPFTPVDPKITPCNKALNKNEPACSCLDCEESCPVPPPMPPLPSPFTMYGYDGYAVTMIIVYICGSVLFMLSIVCFSNRKQIVTRGEEVGRQVGRRLAAGLHHPGDGARIALAADQEDSPLQSKRSSVISADDLPSGFDDEQRSTFIERLGAGTDKLLAEFFCWWGTACASRPWFVLFVGFLFIVGMGHGIKYIHVTTDPVELWAAPQSRSRIEREYFDQHFEPFYRNEQIIITSKGLPNIVHETTNGPITYGPVFNDTFLRTIYQLQEKIKQIVTPNNYTLADICFAPLTGPFTGPPTVSECVIQSIWGYYQDSMATFNASSIEDNYTVNYLDHFGACTQNPFNPNCLAPYGGPIEPAIAVGGFLKPGEDLHHPSYEKATAIILTLLVNNYHDKSKLVPAMEWEKSYIEFMKNWTATEKPDYMDIAFTSERSIEDELNRESQSDVLTILVSYVIMFAYIAISLGQMKSCSRLLIDSKITLGLGGVLIVLASVVCSVGLFGFVGIPATLIIIEVIPFLVLAVGVDNIFILVQTHQREGRRPNESIAEHIGRTLGQVGPSMLLTSVSESCCFFLGGLSDMPAVRAFALYAGMALLVDFLLQVTCFVSLLALDTIRQANNRLDICCFIHGSKKDNGDEAINGILYKLFKVAYVPLLLKKWVRAVVMLVFFGWLCSSIAVVPHIEIGLDQELSMPEDSFVLKYFKFLNSYLSIGPPMYFVVKDGLNYSDPRHQNLVCGGQYCNSDSVSTQLFIASHQSNRTYIAKPAASWLDDYIDWTQFPSCCKYFVGNNSFCPHAEFSNRCTTCNIDTVDGRPTSMEFEKYVSFFLQDNPDENCAKAGHAAYGHGVDYTTNPKTGLSQVGASYFMTYHTILKTSADYYESMRAARAVSANITTMLNDHLTSYGETGGVEVFPYSVFYVFYEQYLTMWPDTLHSIGISLFAIFVVTFLLMGLDIFSSVVVIITITMIVVNIGGLMYWWHITLNAVSLVNLVMAVGIAVEFCSHLVHSFSVSVKTTRVERVADALTNMGSSIFSGITLTKFGGIVVLGFAKSQIFKVFYFRMYLGIVLFGAAHGLIFLPVLLSYIGTPMNREKLANHKRAMQGNLDNVQETSLNHRA is encoded by the exons TACAAAGATGTGCATATGAAGAATTGTCCATATACTGGACCACCCAAACCATTGGACTTCGAAGGACAAAAATTACTCGCTAAGAATTGTCCACATTTAGTCCAAGATTCTGGAAATGGAATCAATACCTGTTGCAATACCAGTCAACTACAAACTATGgattctaatattaaattagcaGCCAATTTTATAAGCAGATGTCCCAGCTGCTTAGACAATTTAGTAAAGCATTTTTGTGAATTCACTTGTAGTCCGATTCAGAGTACATTCATTAATGTTACAGAGATTCTAAAAAAAGATG atgttgaatatattaatatgatagATGTTTACataacgaataaatatctaGAAGGCACATTTAACTCCTGCAGTAAAGTGTCGGTACCCAGTTCAGGAAACTTAGCTATGGATATAATGTGTGGAGAATGGGGTGCTAGTAGATGCACGCCATTGAAATGGTTCTTCTACATGGGCGATGCTGCGCATAACTACTACGTTCCCTTCCAAATAACGTATATAAACACGGACACTCCGGTTGGTCCTTTTACGCCTGTAGATCCGAAAATTACACCATGCAATAAGGCATTGAAC aaaaatgagCCAGCCTGCAGTTGCTTGGATTGTGAGGAAAGTTGTCCGGTACCACCACCGATGCCTCCTCTGCCAAGTCCATTTACCATGTACGGCTACGATGGCTACGCGGTGACAATGATAATTGTCTATATCTGTGGTTCAGTCCTCTTCATGCTCTCCATAGTGTGCTTCAGTAATAGAAAACAGATTG tcaCACGAGGGGAGGAAGTAGGAAGGCAGGTGGGTAGACGCCTAGCCGCAGGGTTACACCACCCAGGAGATGGTGCTCGTATTGCTCTCGCCGCAGACCAGGAAGACAGCCCACTACAATCTAAGCGTTCCA GTGTGATATCTGCAGATGACTTGCCGAGCGGATTCGACGACGAACAACGGTCGACCTTTATCGAAAGATTAGGCGCAGGTACCGATAAACTGTTGGCAGAGTTCTTCTGCTGGTGGGGTACAG CGTGTGCTTCGCGACCATGGTTCGTGCTATTCGTTGgtttcttatttattgttgGCATGGGACACggtataaaatacattcacGTGACCACTGATCCCGTTGAATTGTGGGCTGCGCCTCAATCTCGCTCGCGAATCGAAAGGGAATACTTTGATCAACATTTCGAACCATTCTATAGGAACGAACAGATTATTATCACATCGAAAGGTCTGCCCAAT ATAGTTCATGAGACAACGAACGGTCCAATAACATATGGCCCAGTGTTCAACGACACTTTCTTGAGAACAATTTATCAACTGCAGGAAAAGATAAAGCAGATTGTTACTCCAAACAATTATACCTTAGCAGATATTTGTTTCGCCCCATTAACAGGTCCGTTCACAGGACCACCAACAGTCTCAGAATGCGTCATTCAAAGTATATGGGGATACTATCAAGACAGCATGGCGACTTTCAATGCTAGTTCCATCGAGGACAATTATACAGTGAATTACCTAGATCATTTCGGAGCTTGCACACA AAATCCGTTCAATCCCAACTGTTTGGCCCCATACGGTGGCCCTATAGAACCGGCAATCGCGGTGGGAGGTTTCTTGAAGCCAGGCGAAGATCTTCACCATCCCTCTTACGAGAAGGCGACAGCTATCATTCTAACGCTTctagtaaataattatcatgaCAAATCAAAACTTGTTCCTGCTATGGAATGGGAAAAGAG TTACATCGAGTTCATGAAAAATTGGACAGCAACGGAGAAGCCGGATTACATGGACATCGCGTTCACTTCGGAACGATCGATCGAGGACGAACTGAATCGTGAATCGCAATCCGACGTTTTAACTATCCTCGTGTCATACGTTATCATGTTTGCGTACATTGCGATTTCGCTGGGTCAAATGAAGAGCTGCAGTAGACTTCTG ATTGACTCTAAAATTACACTCGGCCTCGGCGGCGTGTTGATCGTGTTGGCTTCTGTCGTCTGTTCCGTGGGTTTGTTTGGCTTCGTCGGCATACCTGCTACGCTCATTATTATTGAAGTCATACCATTCCTCGTCCTTGCTGTCGGTGTGGACAACATTTTCATTCTAGTCCAGACACATCAAAGAGAAGGTCGTCGACCAAATGAGTCGATAGCAGAGCACATTGGTCGTACTCTCGGCCAAGTGGGGCCGAGCATGTTACTCACCAGTGTGTCTGAGAGTTGTTGTTTCTTCCTAG gcGGTTTGTCCGACATGCCTGCTGTCAGAGCTTTCGCTCTTTACGCTGGCATGGCGTTATTGGTAGACTTTCTACTGCAAGTAACTTGCTTCGTCAGTTTACTGGCCTTGGACACTATTCGTCAAGCA AACAATAGACTGGATATATGCTGCTTCATACACGGTTCGAAGAAAGACAATGGCGATGAAGCAATTAACGGAATCTTGTACAAGCTCTTCAAAGTTGCCTACGTACCGTTATTGTTGAAGAAATGGGTGCGCGCGGTCGTCATGCTAGTCTTTTTCGGCTGGCTCTGTTCGAGTATAGCTGTTGTTCCACATATCGAAATTGGTCTAGACCAAGAATTATCTATGCCTGAAGATAGCTTCGTTCTAAAATACTTTAAA tttttaaatagttatttatcAATTGGACCACCGATGTACTTTGTGGTAAAAGATGGTCTAAATTATTCCGATCCAAGGCATCAGAATCTTGTGTGTGGCGGTCAGTATTGTAACAGTGATTCGGTCTCCACGCAACTATTTATAGCGTCGCATCAGTCGAATAG aacaTACATAGCGAAACCGGCGGCATCGTGGCTGGATGATTATATAGACTGGACACAGTTTCCTTCTTGTTGTAAATACTTTGTCGGGAATAACTCTTTCTGTCCTCATGCAG AGTTTTCGAACCGATGCACCACATGCAATATCGACACGGTGGACGGTCGACCGACGTCGATGGAATTTGAGAAATACGTGTCCTTCTTCTTGCAAGACAACCCTGACGAGAATTGTGCGAAAGCAGGTCACGCTGCTTATGGCCACGGCGTGGATTACACAACCAATCCGAAGACTGGCCTATCGCAAGTTGGGGCGTCCTACTTCATGACTTACcatacaattttgaaaacttCGGCCGATTATTATGAATCAATGAGAGCCGCCAGAGCCGTGTCTGCGAATATCACGACAATGCTCAACGACCACCTAACCAGCTACGGTGAAACCGGCGGTGTCGAAGTTTTCCCGTACAGCGTGTTCTACGTTTTCtacgaacaatatttaacgATGTGGCCGGACACGCTGCACAGTATAGGCATATCACTGTTCGCTATTTTTGTGGTGACTTTCCTATTGATGGGTCTGGATATATTCTCGTCCGTGGTGGTTATAATAACTATCACGATGATCGTTGTCAACATTGGAGGTTTAATGTACTGGTGGCACATTACGTTGAACGCTGTGTCCTTGGTCAACCTCGTTATG GCTGTAGGAATCGCTGTCGAATTTTGCAGTCATTTAGTGCACTCGTTCTCAGTATCTGTGAAGACCACGAGAGTTGAACGAGTAGCTGATGCATTGACCAACATGGGAAGCTCCATTTTCAGCGGTATCACACTCACCAAGTTCGGCGGAATCGTGGTACTTGGGTTCGCCAAAAGTCAGATCTTTAAG GTCTTTTACTTCCGAATGTACCTGGGCATTGTACTGTTCGGAGCCGCGCACGGCTTAATATTCTTGCCAGTGTTACTCAGCTATATCG GCACACCAATGAACAGAGAGAAGCTAGCAAATCACAAGAGAGCAATGCAAGGAAATCTGGACAACGTGCAGGAGACTTCCTTGAATCATCGT GCGTGA
- the Npc1a gene encoding Niemann-Pick type C-1a isoform X3, which produces MRWLDVSPRGHSRTLTEARMSRVNTMLLALSVCWLITTVSAASEGHCVWYGECYKDVHMKNCPYTGPPKPLDFEGQKLLAKNCPHLVQDSGNGINTCCNTSQLQTMDSNIKLAANFISRCPSCLDNLVKHFCEFTCSPIQSTFINVTEILKKDDVEYINMIDVYITNKYLEGTFNSCSKVSVPSSGNLAMDIMCGEWGASRCTPLKWFFYMGDAAHNYYVPFQITYINTDTPVGPFTPVDPKITPCNKALNKNEPACSCLDCEESCPVPPPMPPLPSPFTMYGYDGYAVTMIIVYICGSVLFMLSIVCFSNRKQIVTRGEEVGRQVGRRLAAGLHHPGDGARIALAADQEDSPLQSKRSSVISADDLPSGFDDEQRSTFIERLGAGTDKLLAEFFCWWGTACASRPWFVLFVGFLFIVGMGHGIKYIHVTTDPVELWAAPQSRSRIEREYFDQHFEPFYRNEQIIITSKGLPNIVHETTNGPITYGPVFNDTFLRTIYQLQEKIKQIVTPNNYTLADICFAPLTGPFTGPPTVSECVIQSIWGYYQDSMATFNASSIEDNYTVNYLDHFGACTQNPFNPNCLAPYGGPIEPAIAVGGFLKPGEDLHHPSYEKATAIILTLLVNNYHDKSKLVPAMEWEKSYIEFMKNWTATEKPDYMDIAFTSERSIEDELNRESQSDVLTILVSYVIMFAYIAISLGQMKSCSRLLIDSKITLGLGGVLIVLASVVCSVGLFGFVGIPATLIIIEVIPFLVLAVGVDNIFILVQTHQREGRRPNESIAEHIGRTLGQVGPSMLLTSVSESCCFFLGGLSDMPAVRAFALYAGMALLVDFLLQVTCFVSLLALDTIRQANNRLDICCFIHGSKKDNGDEAINGILYKLFKVAYVPLLLKKWVRAVVMLVFFGWLCSSIAVVPHIEIGLDQELSMPEDSFVLKYFKFLNSYLSIGPPMYFVVKDGLNYSDPRHQNLVCGGQYCNSDSVSTQLFIASHQSNRTYIAKPAASWLDDYIDWTQFPSCCKYFVGNNSFCPHAEFSNRCTTCNIDTVDGRPTSMEFEKYVSFFLQDNPDENCAKAGHAAYGHGVDYTTNPKTGLSQVGASYFMTYHTILKTSADYYESMRAARAVSANITTMLNDHLTSYGETGGVEVFPYSVFYVFYEQYLTMWPDTLHSIGISLFAIFVVTFLLMGLDIFSSVVVIITITMIVVNIGGLMYWWHITLNAVSLVNLVMAVGIAVEFCSHLVHSFSVSVKTTRVERVADALTNMGSSIFSGITLTKFGGIVVLGFAKSQIFKVFYFRMYLGIVLFGAAHGLIFLPVLLSYIGTPMNREKLANHKRAMQGNLDNVQETSLNHRVSKLNSPPTPTTSTPTFRVLEYER; this is translated from the exons TACAAAGATGTGCATATGAAGAATTGTCCATATACTGGACCACCCAAACCATTGGACTTCGAAGGACAAAAATTACTCGCTAAGAATTGTCCACATTTAGTCCAAGATTCTGGAAATGGAATCAATACCTGTTGCAATACCAGTCAACTACAAACTATGgattctaatattaaattagcaGCCAATTTTATAAGCAGATGTCCCAGCTGCTTAGACAATTTAGTAAAGCATTTTTGTGAATTCACTTGTAGTCCGATTCAGAGTACATTCATTAATGTTACAGAGATTCTAAAAAAAGATG atgttgaatatattaatatgatagATGTTTACataacgaataaatatctaGAAGGCACATTTAACTCCTGCAGTAAAGTGTCGGTACCCAGTTCAGGAAACTTAGCTATGGATATAATGTGTGGAGAATGGGGTGCTAGTAGATGCACGCCATTGAAATGGTTCTTCTACATGGGCGATGCTGCGCATAACTACTACGTTCCCTTCCAAATAACGTATATAAACACGGACACTCCGGTTGGTCCTTTTACGCCTGTAGATCCGAAAATTACACCATGCAATAAGGCATTGAAC aaaaatgagCCAGCCTGCAGTTGCTTGGATTGTGAGGAAAGTTGTCCGGTACCACCACCGATGCCTCCTCTGCCAAGTCCATTTACCATGTACGGCTACGATGGCTACGCGGTGACAATGATAATTGTCTATATCTGTGGTTCAGTCCTCTTCATGCTCTCCATAGTGTGCTTCAGTAATAGAAAACAGATTG tcaCACGAGGGGAGGAAGTAGGAAGGCAGGTGGGTAGACGCCTAGCCGCAGGGTTACACCACCCAGGAGATGGTGCTCGTATTGCTCTCGCCGCAGACCAGGAAGACAGCCCACTACAATCTAAGCGTTCCA GTGTGATATCTGCAGATGACTTGCCGAGCGGATTCGACGACGAACAACGGTCGACCTTTATCGAAAGATTAGGCGCAGGTACCGATAAACTGTTGGCAGAGTTCTTCTGCTGGTGGGGTACAG CGTGTGCTTCGCGACCATGGTTCGTGCTATTCGTTGgtttcttatttattgttgGCATGGGACACggtataaaatacattcacGTGACCACTGATCCCGTTGAATTGTGGGCTGCGCCTCAATCTCGCTCGCGAATCGAAAGGGAATACTTTGATCAACATTTCGAACCATTCTATAGGAACGAACAGATTATTATCACATCGAAAGGTCTGCCCAAT ATAGTTCATGAGACAACGAACGGTCCAATAACATATGGCCCAGTGTTCAACGACACTTTCTTGAGAACAATTTATCAACTGCAGGAAAAGATAAAGCAGATTGTTACTCCAAACAATTATACCTTAGCAGATATTTGTTTCGCCCCATTAACAGGTCCGTTCACAGGACCACCAACAGTCTCAGAATGCGTCATTCAAAGTATATGGGGATACTATCAAGACAGCATGGCGACTTTCAATGCTAGTTCCATCGAGGACAATTATACAGTGAATTACCTAGATCATTTCGGAGCTTGCACACA AAATCCGTTCAATCCCAACTGTTTGGCCCCATACGGTGGCCCTATAGAACCGGCAATCGCGGTGGGAGGTTTCTTGAAGCCAGGCGAAGATCTTCACCATCCCTCTTACGAGAAGGCGACAGCTATCATTCTAACGCTTctagtaaataattatcatgaCAAATCAAAACTTGTTCCTGCTATGGAATGGGAAAAGAG TTACATCGAGTTCATGAAAAATTGGACAGCAACGGAGAAGCCGGATTACATGGACATCGCGTTCACTTCGGAACGATCGATCGAGGACGAACTGAATCGTGAATCGCAATCCGACGTTTTAACTATCCTCGTGTCATACGTTATCATGTTTGCGTACATTGCGATTTCGCTGGGTCAAATGAAGAGCTGCAGTAGACTTCTG ATTGACTCTAAAATTACACTCGGCCTCGGCGGCGTGTTGATCGTGTTGGCTTCTGTCGTCTGTTCCGTGGGTTTGTTTGGCTTCGTCGGCATACCTGCTACGCTCATTATTATTGAAGTCATACCATTCCTCGTCCTTGCTGTCGGTGTGGACAACATTTTCATTCTAGTCCAGACACATCAAAGAGAAGGTCGTCGACCAAATGAGTCGATAGCAGAGCACATTGGTCGTACTCTCGGCCAAGTGGGGCCGAGCATGTTACTCACCAGTGTGTCTGAGAGTTGTTGTTTCTTCCTAG gcGGTTTGTCCGACATGCCTGCTGTCAGAGCTTTCGCTCTTTACGCTGGCATGGCGTTATTGGTAGACTTTCTACTGCAAGTAACTTGCTTCGTCAGTTTACTGGCCTTGGACACTATTCGTCAAGCA AACAATAGACTGGATATATGCTGCTTCATACACGGTTCGAAGAAAGACAATGGCGATGAAGCAATTAACGGAATCTTGTACAAGCTCTTCAAAGTTGCCTACGTACCGTTATTGTTGAAGAAATGGGTGCGCGCGGTCGTCATGCTAGTCTTTTTCGGCTGGCTCTGTTCGAGTATAGCTGTTGTTCCACATATCGAAATTGGTCTAGACCAAGAATTATCTATGCCTGAAGATAGCTTCGTTCTAAAATACTTTAAA tttttaaatagttatttatcAATTGGACCACCGATGTACTTTGTGGTAAAAGATGGTCTAAATTATTCCGATCCAAGGCATCAGAATCTTGTGTGTGGCGGTCAGTATTGTAACAGTGATTCGGTCTCCACGCAACTATTTATAGCGTCGCATCAGTCGAATAG aacaTACATAGCGAAACCGGCGGCATCGTGGCTGGATGATTATATAGACTGGACACAGTTTCCTTCTTGTTGTAAATACTTTGTCGGGAATAACTCTTTCTGTCCTCATGCAG AGTTTTCGAACCGATGCACCACATGCAATATCGACACGGTGGACGGTCGACCGACGTCGATGGAATTTGAGAAATACGTGTCCTTCTTCTTGCAAGACAACCCTGACGAGAATTGTGCGAAAGCAGGTCACGCTGCTTATGGCCACGGCGTGGATTACACAACCAATCCGAAGACTGGCCTATCGCAAGTTGGGGCGTCCTACTTCATGACTTACcatacaattttgaaaacttCGGCCGATTATTATGAATCAATGAGAGCCGCCAGAGCCGTGTCTGCGAATATCACGACAATGCTCAACGACCACCTAACCAGCTACGGTGAAACCGGCGGTGTCGAAGTTTTCCCGTACAGCGTGTTCTACGTTTTCtacgaacaatatttaacgATGTGGCCGGACACGCTGCACAGTATAGGCATATCACTGTTCGCTATTTTTGTGGTGACTTTCCTATTGATGGGTCTGGATATATTCTCGTCCGTGGTGGTTATAATAACTATCACGATGATCGTTGTCAACATTGGAGGTTTAATGTACTGGTGGCACATTACGTTGAACGCTGTGTCCTTGGTCAACCTCGTTATG GCTGTAGGAATCGCTGTCGAATTTTGCAGTCATTTAGTGCACTCGTTCTCAGTATCTGTGAAGACCACGAGAGTTGAACGAGTAGCTGATGCATTGACCAACATGGGAAGCTCCATTTTCAGCGGTATCACACTCACCAAGTTCGGCGGAATCGTGGTACTTGGGTTCGCCAAAAGTCAGATCTTTAAG GTCTTTTACTTCCGAATGTACCTGGGCATTGTACTGTTCGGAGCCGCGCACGGCTTAATATTCTTGCCAGTGTTACTCAGCTATATCG GCACACCAATGAACAGAGAGAAGCTAGCAAATCACAAGAGAGCAATGCAAGGAAATCTGGACAACGTGCAGGAGACTTCCTTGAATCATCGTGTAAGCAAACTCAATTCTCCTCCCACACCCACTACAAGCACACCCACCTTCAGAGTGCTCGAGTACGAAAGATAG